Proteins from a single region of Sylvia atricapilla isolate bSylAtr1 chromosome 9, bSylAtr1.pri, whole genome shotgun sequence:
- the PTGFR gene encoding prostaglandin F2-alpha receptor isoform X1 — MNSSKSPGLAGFGVLKNTTCHTEKKISVFFSIIFMTVGILSNSLAIVILMKAYQRFRQKSKASFLLLASGLVVTDLFGHLINGAIAVFVYASDKDWIRFNQSNILCSVFGICMVFFGLCPLFLGSVMAVERCIGVTKPIFHSTKMTSRHVKMMLTMVCLFAVFIALLPILRFRAYQIQASRTWCFYKTQHVEDWEDRFYLLLFSCLGFLALAISFLCNAVTGITLLRVKFKSQQRQGRSHHFEMIIQLLAIMCVSCICWSPFLVTMARIGINEGGSKETCETILFALRMATWNQILDPWVYILLRKAVLKNLYKITSGCCGVQVINLHMWELSSIKNSLKVAAISESPGSSKQINLQPLTSVGQ; from the exons ATGAACAGTTCAAAAtcaccagggctggctggaTTTGGAGTCTTGAAAAACACAACGTGCCACACGGAGAAAAAGATTTCGGTCTTCTTTTCAATCATCTTCATGACAGTGGGAATTCTGTCCAACAGCCTTGCAATAGTAATTCTCATGAAGGCATACCAGAGATTCAGACAGAAATCAAAAGCCTCCTTTTTGCTTCTTGCCAGTGGTTTGGTTGTGACAGACCTCTTCGGTCACCTCATCAATGGAGCCATCGCAGTGTTTGTGTATGCATCAGATAAAGACTGGATTCGATTTAACCAGTCCAACATTCTGTGCAGTGTTTTTGGCATCTGCatggttttctttggtttgtgCCCACTCTTCCTGGGCAGTGTGATGGCTGTTGAACGGTGCATTGGAGTCACTAAGCCAATATTTCACTCTACAAAAATGACTTCTAGACATGTGAAAATGATGTTGACTATGGTATGTCTGTTTGCTGTTTTTATAGCTTTGCTGCCTATTCTTAGGTTTAGAGCCTACCAAATTCAAGCATCGAGGACCTGGTGCTTCTATAAAACACAACATGTTGAGGACTGGGAAGACAGATTTTATCTCTTACTTTTTTCTTGCCTTGGGTTCCTGGCTCTTGCTATTTCATTCCTGTGCAATGCTGTCACAGGAATTACCCTCTTAAGAGTCAAATTTAAGAGTCAACAAAGACAAGGCAGATCTCATCATTTTGAAATGATCATTCAGCTCTTGGCTATAATGTGTGTTTCTTGCATTTGCTGGAGTCCATTCCTG GTGACAATGGCCAGAATTGGGATTAACGAGGGTGGCTCGAAGGAGACCTGTGAAACGATACTTTTCGCTCTCCGAATGGCCACGTGGAATCAGATTTTAGACCCCTGGGTGTACATTCTCCTCCGCAAGGCTGTTCTCAAAAACCTGTACAAGATCACCAGCGGCTGTTGTGGCGTGCAGGTCATAAACTTACACATGTGGGAACTCAGCTCCATCAAGAATTCCCTGAAGGTTGCAGCAATATCAGAGTCACCAGGAAGTTCGAAACAGATAAACCTCCAGCCTCTCACCTCTGTGGGACAATGA
- the PTGFR gene encoding prostaglandin F2-alpha receptor isoform X2, producing MNSSKSPGLAGFGVLKNTTCHTEKKISVFFSIIFMTVGILSNSLAIVILMKAYQRFRQKSKASFLLLASGLVVTDLFGHLINGAIAVFVYASDKDWIRFNQSNILCSVFGICMVFFGLCPLFLGSVMAVERCIGVTKPIFHSTKMTSRHVKMMLTMVTMARIGINEGGSKETCETILFALRMATWNQILDPWVYILLRKAVLKNLYKITSGCCGVQVINLHMWELSSIKNSLKVAAISESPGSSKQINLQPLTSVGQ from the exons ATGAACAGTTCAAAAtcaccagggctggctggaTTTGGAGTCTTGAAAAACACAACGTGCCACACGGAGAAAAAGATTTCGGTCTTCTTTTCAATCATCTTCATGACAGTGGGAATTCTGTCCAACAGCCTTGCAATAGTAATTCTCATGAAGGCATACCAGAGATTCAGACAGAAATCAAAAGCCTCCTTTTTGCTTCTTGCCAGTGGTTTGGTTGTGACAGACCTCTTCGGTCACCTCATCAATGGAGCCATCGCAGTGTTTGTGTATGCATCAGATAAAGACTGGATTCGATTTAACCAGTCCAACATTCTGTGCAGTGTTTTTGGCATCTGCatggttttctttggtttgtgCCCACTCTTCCTGGGCAGTGTGATGGCTGTTGAACGGTGCATTGGAGTCACTAAGCCAATATTTCACTCTACAAAAATGACTTCTAGACATGTGAAAATGATGTTGACTATG GTGACAATGGCCAGAATTGGGATTAACGAGGGTGGCTCGAAGGAGACCTGTGAAACGATACTTTTCGCTCTCCGAATGGCCACGTGGAATCAGATTTTAGACCCCTGGGTGTACATTCTCCTCCGCAAGGCTGTTCTCAAAAACCTGTACAAGATCACCAGCGGCTGTTGTGGCGTGCAGGTCATAAACTTACACATGTGGGAACTCAGCTCCATCAAGAATTCCCTGAAGGTTGCAGCAATATCAGAGTCACCAGGAAGTTCGAAACAGATAAACCTCCAGCCTCTCACCTCTGTGGGACAATGA